The following coding sequences lie in one Acropora palmata chromosome 3, jaAcrPala1.3, whole genome shotgun sequence genomic window:
- the LOC141877588 gene encoding uncharacterized protein LOC141877588 produces the protein MVQLFGAILNDVTLSLRKTFCLVLRCLSVLEGSSFIILHRASLFVGRFKLYCCLVVVKTKGKDNSLKDVTVGRQNVADAPHWLINNNPYYKDIIINNDSLNSLPLHGVPQDLLSIETENLENSEASELDLGPQNEEDIVYNESTEMSSFLPIPECQQQEVQAIQQQLCHQPTHMPWPTVDNEPLNEYLTPFLATLAFPTLFPDGKGDPTNPSLHRDVPLAERVKHLLRFGENIDGKWLYRFASHPRFAYWALNMIQRKRILQQTGIFLKQNPGEAHLTAEELQQMGADNNTNVFVSKLSRYLSNITGSNAYWHKAKEDLKAIISHIGAPTFFFTFSSADMHWPDLHALFSSSLSDTTPESRRQNVINNPHITDWFFTQRLENFIKHWLYNSLDAEWHWYRFEYQARGSIHCHGVAKLKNDPGLCQLSETALKGYLAEVSLDKAEQSDILELNKQILEGKKASQTVCEYVDWLLSTYNPDPPEDGFWIKPSIHPCQRQHKDIMNTQQSDDDYVDLLNTVQRHTHCSTNYCLRKKQNETNVKCRFNFPFQPCTGTKLEFEPIHTKDGSPKYKAKVITKHNDARLNNHQRLQLQGWRANCDIQLVIDYHACVEYLAKYASKAEPRSPLLKQAFNSIMHSWKNNSNPTKLIKKVIMKSLGQRDFSAQETMHHLMSLKLVSSSFNVVPISLNGSCRINTNSFDGALVTNESLLDVYANREKYAQTDPNIVMLNFVTFASKYKLVNKKLTSQSQNTVPRVFPVFSSNPKGPNFGLYCKYQLLRYKPWQTTQENAWGDQPGSDDIYITSWKAFLLTQYAKQHVPDWHEKLQTFENLSENDTDCENISQQLPQREEWMHLADLIPGSFVNTTEETLQPDCNNYNWQNDKCKYEHHIIGEMPSWVKSKKDTFSVALPQQNIDISTFTDMQAHAYNMINAHSEQASPKDPLLLIVNGVAGTGKSYLINAIRSLLGTSCAVTATTGKASYNINGCTIHSLLKLPVRSKGNKELTGQALLRLQNNLKGISYIIIDEYSMLGQTILGWIDRRCRQATGISDEVFGGLSIILFGDPGQLPPVADKPLYHSKPTSSVGEQGHLAYLMFNNVIKLSVNQRVQGTNPEQSQFRDLLMRLRTGDCTKQDWKLLLTRQPSNTTNLTDFQNATRLYFSNEEVANYNFEKLSALHNPIACVNARHSSDLAKKASPDEMAGLEPCVFLAKGPQVMLTMNLWTDVGFCNGATGTVIDFIYADSHQPPDLPQAVIVKFDNYEGPSISKSISSCVPICPITVTCQSLDGMHERQQLSVKLAWAITIHKSQGLTLPKAWIDIGQTEKTAGISYVAISRVKTLGSCIIEPMTFERLKGLRKSANLKYRLEEENRLDELAQKTCRNLIKK, from the exons ATGGTTCAACTTTtcggcgccattttgaatgaCGTCACACTTTCGTTGCGAAAAACATTCTGCCTCGTGCTTCGCTGTTTGTCGGTGTTGGAAGGTTCAAGCTTTATTATTCTGCATCGTGCTTCGCTGTTTGTTGGAAGGTTCAAGCTTTATTGCTGTTTGGTCG TTGTCAAGACGAAAGGTAAAGACAACAGCCTTAAAGATGTAACAGTTGGAAGACAAAATGTTGCAGATGCACCGCATTGGCTTATTAATAACAATCCGTATTACAAAGACATAATTATCAACAACGATTCTTTGAACTCATTGCCTTTGCATGGTGTACCACAAGATCTACTTTCAATAGAAACagaaaatcttgaaaacaGTGAAGCTAGTGAGCTTGACTTAGGGCCTCAAAACGAAGAAGACATAGTTTACAATGAAAGCACAGAAATGAGCAGTTTTCTACCTATCCCTGAATGTCAACAGCAAGAAGTTCAAGCTATACAACAACAGTTGTGTCACCAGCCTACACATATGCCTTGGCCAACAGTAGATAATGAGCCATTGAATGAGTATCTAACTCCTTTCTTAGCAACATTAGCTTTCCCTACATTATTTCCTGATGGCAAGGGTGACCCTACCAATCCTTCACTTCACAGAGATGTACCTCTTGCAGAAAGAGTTAAGCATCTTTTAAGATTTGGAGAAAATATAGATGGCAAGTGGCTATACCGCTTTGCCAGTCATCCAAGATTTGCTTACTGGGCTTTGAATATGATCCAAAGAAAACGTATTCTGCAGCAAACAGGAATATTTCTCAAACAGAATCCTGGAGAAGCACATCTGACTGCAGAAGAACTGCAACAAATGGGAGCTGACAACAACACAAATGTTTTCGTATCTAAGTTATCACGCTATCTTAGTAACATAACTGGCTCAAATGCTTATTGGCATAAAGCTAAAGAGGatttaaaagcaataataagTCATATTGGAGCTCCAACattctttttcactttttcctcTGCTGACATGCATTGGCCTGACCTACATGCATTATTTAGCAGCTCATTAAGTGATACCACACCTGAGAGCAGACGGCAGAATGTCATTAACAATCCTCACATCACTGACTGGTTCTTTACACAGCGTTTAGAAAACTTCATTAAACATTGGTTGTATAATTCACTGGATGCTGAGTGGCACTGGTACAGATTTGAGTACCAAGCCAGAGGTAGTATACACTGTCATGGTGTTGCAAAACTTAAGAATGACCCAGGATTATGTCAACTTTCAGAAACAGCTCTTAAAGGCTATTTGGCAGAAGTGTCCCTTGATAAAGCTGAACAATCAGATATTCTAGAACTAAACAAACAGATactggaaggaaaaaaagcttCTCAAACTGTATGTGAATATGTAGACTGGTTATTATCTACATACAATCCAGACCCACCAGAGGATGGTTTTTGGATTAAACCCTCCATTCATCCTTGCCAGAGGCAACACAAAGATATTATGAACACTCAACAATCTGATGATGATTATGTAGACTTACTGAATACAGTACAACGGCACACTCATTGCAGTACCAATTATTGTCTTAGAAAGAAACAGAATGAAACAAATGTTAAGTGCAGATTTAACTTTCCATTTCAACCTTGCACTGGTACAAAACTAGAATTTGAACCAATTCATACAAAAGATGGAAGTCCCAAATACAAGGCCAAAGTAATAACAAAGCACAATGATGCTAGGCTAAATAATCATCAGCGCCTCCAACTGCAAGGCTGGAGGGCAAACTGTGACATTCAGTTGGTAATTGATTACCATGCATGTGTTGAATATCTTGCCAAATATGCATCTAAAGCAGAACCAAGGTCACCACTATTAAAACAGGCATTCAATTCTATAATGCACTCTTGGAAAAACAACAGTAACCCTACAAAACTCATTAAGAAAGTGATCATGAAGTCACTTGGTCAACGTGATTTTTCTGCACAAGAGACAATGCATCATCTTATGTCACTTAAACTGGTAAGCTCATCCTTTAATGTGGTACCAATCAGTTTAAATGGTTCTTGCAGAATCAATACTAATTCTTTTGATGGCGCTCTTGTTACAAATGAATCGCTGCTGGATGTTTATGCAAACCGTGAAAAATATGCCCAAACCGATCCAAATATAGTcatgttaaattttgtaacTTTTGCCTCCAAATACAAACTTGTCAACAAAAAGCTAACAAGTCAATCACAAAACACTGTACCAAGAGTTTTCCCTGTTTTTTCTTCCAATCCAAAGGGCCCAAATTTTGGcctttattgtaaatatcaGTTGCTTAGATACAAACCTTGGCAGACTACACAGGAAAATGCTTGGGGTGATCAACCAGGTTCTGACGATATATATATTACTTCATGGAAAGCATTCCTTCTAACACAATATGCTAAACAGCATGTACCTGATTGgcatgaaaaactgcaaacttttgaaaacttatCAGAAAATGACACTGATTGTGAAAACATTTCACAACAACTGCCACAACGGGAAGAGTGGATGCATCTAGCTGATCTTATTCCTGGGTCTTTTGTTAACACAACTGAAGAAACACTTCAGCCTGATTGTAACAATTACAACTGGCAAAATGACAAGTGCAAGTATGAACACCATATTATAGGAGAAATGCCTTCCTGGGTAAAATCTAAAAAGGACACATTTTCAGTTGCATTGCCCCAACAAAATATTGATATTAGTACTTTTACTGATATGCAAGCACATGCATACAACATGATAAATGCACATTCTGAACAAGCTTCTCCAAAAGATCCGTTGTTACTCATTGTGAATGGAGTTGCTGGCACTGGTAAAAGTTATCTTATCAATGCCATTCGAAGTCTACTCGGAACATCTTGTGCAGTGACTGCCACCACTGGCAAAGCTTCCTATAACATAAATGGCTGTACAATCCATTCACTGTTAAAACTTCCAGTTCGTTCAAAAGGCAACAAGGAGTTGACTGGTCAGGCTCTTCTGAGATTGCAGAACAACCTCAAAGGCATCAGTTATATTATAATTGATGAATACTCTATGCTAGGACAAACAATACTTGGCTGGATTGATAGACGCTGCAGACAAGCAACAGGCATAAGTGATGAAGTTTTTGGTGGACTGTCAATCATATTATTTGGTGATCCTGGTCAATTACCACCTGTCGCTGATAAACCCTTGTACCATTCTAAACCTACCAGTTCTGTAGGCGAACAAGGTCATTTAGCTTACCTAATGTTTAACAACGTAATAAAACTGTCAGTAAACCAAAGAGTTCAAGGTACAAATCCAGAACAAAGTCAGTTTCGAGATTTACTCATGCGGCTACGTACAGGAGATTGTACTAAGCAAGACTGGAAACTTCTCTTGACTAGACAACCTTCTAATACAACAAACTTGACTGACTTTCAAAATGCCACCAGACTATATTTTAGCAATGAAGAAGTTGCAAATTacaactttgaaaaactgtctGCACTTCATAACCCAATAGCATGTGTCAACGCACGTCATTCAAGTGATTTAGCTAAGAAAGCTAGCCCTGATGAAATGGCAGGACTAGAACCTTGTGTTTTCCTTGCAAAAGGGCCACAAGTAATGCTTACTATGAATTTGTGGACAGATGTTGGGTTTTGCAATGGTGCAACTGGAACTGTTATAGACTTCATTTATGCAGACAGTCACCAGCCTCCTGACTTACCTCAGGCAGTTATTGTGAAATTTGACAACTACGAAGGCCCATCAATTAGCAAGTCCATTTCATCATGCGTTCCTATATGCCCAATCACAGTTACTTGTCAATCTCTTGATGGAATGCATGAGCGACAACAACTGTCGGTAAAACTGGCTTGGGCAATAACAATACACAAGAGCCAAGGTCTAACACTACCAAAAGCATGGATTGACATTGgtcaaactgaaaaaactgcaGGCATTTCATATGTGGCAATTAGCCGAGTTAAAACACTTGGTTCTTGCATTATTGAACCAATGACCTTTGAAAGGCTTAAAGGTCTTAGAAAGTCAGCCAATTTAAAATATAGACTCGAAGAAGAGAACAGACTTGATGAACTTGcacaaaaaacatgcagaaatttaattaaaaaatag
- the LOC141877110 gene encoding uncharacterized protein LOC141877110, whose amino-acid sequence MALSPSTKKLIIRIVFFLVYLLVGAAIFQAIELPHEEKRRSELKFDIIQHNFTKKYNISGEDMKCFLQKLKKALELGFDLQEAAFPKLRQWHFMNAFFFAGNVVTTIGYGHIVPTSPLGRIICILYALFGIPLTGLTLRSVGNRISEGISTSVKMFERKVYNRETEKLEIKTVVIAFLLLIIVMIMIPAIGFQALENWNYLDSVYFCFITLSTVGFGDFVPVNVKKRYEDNETIPIILELLNLLYMVIGLAVMSGVIVAISGVIEEKTKNIGMPDPLETLRAIQVGNLNSKAMKKLGYKMGPSPSNEEMRQRIPPRGISANTRAFDNQLDHRCESANNMDFKGPTPILHLNRNNVVNDGGGTDSPSLSPKNSSKRKPRFNNKVEPAGSKGDTSSGEPEGRRISTFSSVDNRSDSHDDVERELAPNYGNGQMSTLTEKAGSRNELIVQVQITPVPTPRSSPAPSPAPMEKEHSNPREEASIEIKETRSCSVQNQNEIPSKEGTCDEGLPHVEEVDKGGIILNGFPGRAKTLSHNEQMKKESMEMNDHAQQLIKR is encoded by the exons ATGGCATTAAGTCCGAGCACAAAGAAGTTGATTATACGAATCGTCTTTTTTCTGGTGTACCTTCTTGTTGGCGCTGCTATTTTTCAAGCCATCGAACTTCCGCATGAGGAAAAACGACGCAGCGAACTCAAGTTCGATATCATCCAACACAATTTCACGAAAAAGTACAACATTTCAGGCGAAGATATGAAATGCTTTCtccagaaattgaaaaaagcaCTCGAACTAGGATTCGATTTACAAGAGGCAGCGTTCCCTAAACTACGACAATGGCATTTTATGAACGCTTTTTTCTTCGCTGGAAACGTAGTTACGACCATTG GTTACGGTCATATTGTCCCAACTTCTCCTCTGGGCCGgataatttgtattttgtacGCATTGTTTGGAATACCGCTTACGGGATTAACTCTACGATCTGTGGGAAACCGCATCTCCGAAGGAATATCAACTTCTGTCAAAATGTTTGAGAGGAAAGTCTACAACAGAGAAACTGAGAAACTGGAGATAAAGACAGTCGTTATCGCATTCCTGTTACTAATAATTGTGATGATTATGATTCCAGCTATTGGATTTCAAGCTTTGGAAAACTGGAATTACCTCGATTCggtctatttttgttttataactCTTTCGACTGTTGGGTTTGGTGATTTTGTTCCCGTTAACGTGAAAAAAAGGTATGAAGATAACGAAACTATTCCTATAATTCTGGAGCTTCTTAATCTTCTCTATATGGTTATTGGATTAGCTGTTATGTCTGGCGTGATCGTTGCAATAAGTGGAGTTATCgaggaaaaaaccaaaaacataGGTATGCCAGATCCTTTGGAAACACTCCGAGCCATTCAAGTTGGAAATCTGAATTCTAAAGCAATGAAGAAGTTAGGTTATAAAATGGGACCGAGTCCTTCTAATGAGGAAATGCGGCAACGAATTCCTCCAAGAGGTATTTCTGCAAACACGAGGGCATTCGACAATCAGTTGGATCATCGATGTGAATCTGCGAATAATATGGATTTTAAAGGCCCTACACCCATTCTTCATTTAAACAGGAACAACGTAGTGAATGATGGCGGCGGAACAGACAGTCCATCCTTGTCGCCGAAAAACTCTAGCAAACGGAAGCCGAGGTTCAACAACAAAGTTGAACCCGCGGGATCCAAGGGTGATACCAGCTCTGGTGAACCCGAAGGAAGGAGAATTTCGACGTTTTCCTCAGTGGACAATAGAAGTGATTCTCACGATGACGTTGAAAGAGAGCTTGCGCCGAATTACGGTAACGGGCAGATGAGTACCCTGACGGAAAAAGCAGGAAGCAGAAATGAACTA ATTGTTCAGGTCCAGATTACACCCGTTCCAACGCCTCGCTCATCACCAGCTCCCTCGCCAGCTCCTATGGAGAAAGAGCATTCAAATCCTCGAGAAGAAGCCTCGATCGAAATCAAAGAGACCAGGTCATGTTCCGTTCAAAATCAGAATGAGATACCGAGCAAAGAGGGCACGTGTGATGAAGGGCTTCCCCACGTTGAAGAGGTTGATAAAGGTGGAATCattttgaatggttttccTGGACGGGCTAAAACTTTGAGCCACAACgagcaaatgaaaaaggaaagtaTGGAGATGAACGATCATGCTCAGCAACTAATAAAAAGGTGA